One region of Faecalibacter bovis genomic DNA includes:
- a CDS encoding L-serine ammonia-lyase, with amino-acid sequence MECISVFDMLKIGIGPSSSHTLGPWRAAERFIKEIKAANIFNNVNKIKVDLYGSLSLTGKGHATDFAVMLGLSGADPEYIPVEDISNVIDQIKITNLLKFGNEIDISFNPETDIVFNRNFLPFHANGLKFTAFTDDQVIESVFYSIGGGFVTKEEDDNNITSDQGTFPYLFNNSNELLEFCNQQNKSISEIMFENEKSLRTEEEIDRELMRIWNTMLECMYIGCHTEGILPGGLNVKRRAYDMHLNLKGALPYETPQEWLQTIRKTKVYFRQILKWVSCFALAVNEVNASLGRVVTAPTNGSSGVIPAVLMYYLVIENHKAGEKEIKQFLTTAGVIGSIFKKGATISAAMGGCQAEIGVSSAMAAAALCELMGGTPAQVTMAAEIAMEHHLGLTCDPIGGLVQIPCIERNTMGAIKAINAAELALDTDPLNAKVPLDKVVNTMWETAKDMNNKYKETSEGGLAVAVNIADC; translated from the coding sequence ATGGAGTGTATCTCGGTTTTCGATATGCTAAAGATTGGTATTGGCCCATCAAGTTCACATACTTTAGGTCCATGGCGTGCTGCTGAACGTTTTATAAAAGAAATAAAAGCTGCAAATATTTTTAATAATGTCAATAAAATAAAAGTTGACCTATACGGTTCATTATCATTAACTGGTAAAGGTCACGCAACAGATTTTGCAGTCATGTTAGGCTTGTCAGGCGCTGATCCTGAGTATATTCCTGTAGAGGATATATCTAATGTTATAGATCAAATTAAAATAACAAATTTATTAAAATTTGGAAATGAAATAGATATTAGTTTCAATCCAGAAACCGATATTGTATTTAATAGAAATTTTTTACCGTTTCATGCAAATGGTTTAAAATTTACTGCATTTACAGATGATCAAGTTATAGAATCTGTATTTTATTCAATTGGGGGTGGTTTTGTTACAAAGGAAGAAGATGATAATAATATTACATCAGACCAAGGAACATTCCCATACTTATTCAATAATTCAAATGAGTTATTAGAGTTTTGTAATCAACAAAACAAATCTATTTCTGAAATCATGTTTGAAAATGAAAAATCATTAAGAACTGAAGAAGAAATTGATCGTGAATTAATGCGCATTTGGAACACGATGTTAGAATGTATGTACATTGGTTGCCATACAGAAGGGATTTTACCTGGAGGTTTGAATGTAAAACGTCGTGCTTATGATATGCATCTAAATTTAAAAGGTGCATTACCTTACGAAACGCCACAGGAATGGTTACAAACTATTCGTAAAACAAAAGTGTATTTCCGCCAAATCCTTAAATGGGTTTCTTGCTTTGCATTAGCCGTTAATGAAGTAAATGCTTCATTAGGTCGTGTTGTTACAGCACCTACAAACGGAAGTTCAGGAGTTATACCTGCTGTTTTGATGTATTATTTAGTAATTGAAAATCACAAAGCAGGTGAGAAGGAAATTAAACAATTTCTAACGACTGCTGGTGTTATAGGTTCAATTTTCAAAAAAGGAGCAACAATCTCAGCAGCGATGGGAGGTTGTCAAGCAGAAATTGGAGTATCTTCTGCAATGGCAGCAGCAGCTTTATGTGAATTGATGGGTGGAACACCTGCGCAGGTTACTATGGCAGCAGAAATTGCAATGGAACACCATTTAGGATTAACGTGTGATCCGATTGGTGGTTTGGTTCAAATTCCTTGTATAGAACGTAACACAATGGGAGCTATTAAAGCGATTAATGCGGCTGAACTTGCTCTTGATACAGATCCTTTAAATGCAAAAGTACCATTAGATAAAGTTGTAAATACAATGTGGGAAACAGCGAAGGATATGAATAATAAATACAAAGAAACTTCTGAAGGAGGTTTAGCAGTTGCAGTAAATATTGCAGATTGTTAA
- a CDS encoding DEAD/DEAH box helicase yields the protein MITFKELGLQENILTAIEAMGFVTPSPIQEKAIPQILTSDQDVIALAQTGTGKTAAFGLPILNNLDSSSQSVQAIVLCPTRELCLQIAKELESFSANMKGVRIQAVYGGADISKQIKGLKDNPQIVVGTPGRTMDLIKRKALKIHDITWTVLDEADEMLNMGFRDEIDSILETTPEEKQTLLFSATMPSEVRRIASEYMHNPIEIAVSKVNTASKNIEHQVFLVRASDRYLALKRLADYYPNIYGIVFCRTRREAKEVADKLMQDGYNADALHGDLSQSQRDHVMEKFRNQNIQILVATDVAARGIDVNELTHVINYNLPDDPEVYVHRSGRTGRAGNKGISIIISNNREGRKIKELERIISSKIEQKNVPSGQEICEKRLFNLMEKIQNIEVNEEQIEPYMATVNEKLADLDRDDLLKRFVTVEFNSFLEYYKDSKDINTDSNDRERGDRTDRRRGGRDFTRFFINIGQKQNLRVPNLIGLINEQTRNRNIEIGKIEILRNFSFFEVDTQFESLVMESFANSQRDGVDLDVQISKPEPGRDGGSRGGDRRGGGGFRGGDRRGGSRDGDRRGGSRDGGFRGSRDGGSRGGERREGGSRDGGFRGSRDGGSRGGERREGGSRDGGFRGSRDGGSRGGERREGGFRGGRNRD from the coding sequence ATGATTACATTCAAAGAATTAGGTCTTCAAGAAAACATTTTAACTGCAATTGAGGCGATGGGATTCGTTACTCCATCTCCAATTCAAGAAAAAGCAATTCCACAAATTTTAACTTCTGATCAAGACGTTATTGCTTTAGCACAAACAGGTACAGGAAAAACTGCTGCGTTTGGATTACCAATCTTAAACAACTTAGACAGTTCATCTCAATCAGTTCAAGCTATCGTATTATGTCCTACTCGTGAGTTATGTTTACAAATTGCAAAAGAGTTAGAATCTTTTTCTGCAAACATGAAAGGGGTACGTATCCAAGCAGTTTATGGAGGTGCTGATATCTCTAAACAAATTAAAGGTTTAAAAGATAATCCACAAATCGTTGTTGGTACACCTGGACGTACAATGGATTTAATTAAACGTAAGGCTTTAAAAATTCACGATATCACATGGACAGTTTTAGATGAAGCTGACGAAATGTTAAACATGGGATTCCGTGATGAAATCGATTCTATTTTAGAGACTACACCAGAAGAAAAACAAACTTTATTATTTTCTGCTACAATGCCAAGCGAAGTTCGTCGTATTGCATCAGAATACATGCACAACCCGATTGAAATCGCAGTTTCTAAAGTTAACACAGCATCTAAAAACATCGAACACCAAGTTTTCTTAGTTCGTGCTTCAGATCGTTACTTAGCTTTAAAACGTTTAGCAGATTATTACCCAAATATTTACGGTATTGTTTTCTGTAGAACTCGTCGCGAAGCGAAAGAAGTTGCAGACAAATTAATGCAAGATGGTTATAATGCAGATGCATTACACGGAGATTTATCGCAATCTCAACGTGATCACGTAATGGAGAAATTCCGTAACCAAAATATCCAAATCTTAGTTGCGACTGACGTTGCTGCTCGTGGTATTGACGTAAACGAATTAACTCACGTAATTAACTACAACTTACCAGATGATCCAGAAGTTTATGTTCACCGTTCAGGTCGTACAGGACGTGCTGGTAACAAAGGGATTTCTATCATTATCTCTAACAACCGTGAAGGACGTAAGATTAAAGAATTAGAAAGAATTATCTCTTCTAAAATCGAGCAAAAAAATGTTCCTTCAGGACAAGAAATTTGTGAAAAACGTTTATTCAACTTAATGGAGAAAATCCAAAATATTGAAGTAAACGAAGAGCAAATTGAGCCTTACATGGCAACAGTTAATGAAAAATTAGCAGATTTAGATCGTGATGATTTATTAAAGCGTTTCGTTACTGTAGAATTTAATTCATTCTTAGAATACTACAAGGATTCTAAAGACATCAATACAGATTCTAATGATAGAGAAAGAGGTGATCGTACAGATCGTCGTCGTGGAGGAAGAGATTTCACACGTTTCTTTATTAACATTGGACAAAAACAAAACTTACGTGTTCCTAACTTAATTGGTTTAATTAACGAACAAACACGTAACCGTAACATCGAAATCGGAAAAATTGAAATCTTACGTAATTTCTCTTTCTTCGAAGTTGATACACAATTCGAATCATTAGTAATGGAATCATTTGCTAATTCTCAACGTGATGGTGTTGATTTAGATGTTCAAATTTCTAAACCAGAGCCAGGTCGTGACGGAGGATCTCGTGGAGGTGATCGTCGTGGAGGCGGAGGTTTCCGTGGTGGTGATCGTCGTGGAGGATCTCGTGATGGTGATCGTCGCGGAGGATCTCGTGATGGAGGATTCCGTGGATCTCGTGATGGAGGATCTCGTGGAGGTGAACGCCGTGAAGGTGGATCTCGCGATGGAGGATTCCGTGGTTCTCGTGATGGAGGATCTCGTGGAGGTGAACGCCGTGAAGGTGGATCTCGCGATGGAGGATTCCGTGGTTCTCGTGATGGAGGATCTCGTGGAGGTGAACGCCGTGAAGGAGGTTTCCGTGGAGGACGTAATAGAGATTAA